From Streptomyces sp. NBC_00775, one genomic window encodes:
- a CDS encoding acyl carrier protein translates to MTTEATTDGTATAEPPDPARLAALAPEERRRTLDRYIRDEIGRLLGIAADRVDTTGRTMYSLGIGSIAGLELQCRLEAALHVTVDLQRLLRANSAAELIDCLAGQLGPDGAHTRSAVPA, encoded by the coding sequence ATGACCACCGAAGCGACAACCGACGGGACGGCCACCGCCGAACCGCCCGACCCCGCTCGCCTCGCGGCACTCGCTCCCGAGGAGCGGCGGCGGACCCTCGACCGGTACATCCGCGACGAGATCGGCCGGCTCCTGGGCATCGCCGCCGACCGCGTCGACACCACCGGCCGCACCATGTACAGCCTCGGCATCGGATCGATCGCCGGGCTCGAACTCCAGTGCCGTCTGGAGGCGGCCCTGCACGTCACCGTGGACCTGCAACGGCTGTTGCGGGCCAACAGCGCGGCCGAGCTGATCGACTGCCTGGCGGGGCAACTCGGTCCGGACGGCGCCCACACGCGGTCTGCGGTACCGGCATGA
- a CDS encoding 4'-phosphopantetheinyl transferase family protein, which yields MTAPAAPPAPYGTALPSPVFTVSSDRLDLWLIRSPAVGDVSALDLSELDDTERSKAEAFLRPADGLLYASAHIGLRRLLGRYTGRRPEDVRFGCEPCPGCGGPHGRPVVADHPPPLHFSLSHSSGVALVGVAAVPVGVDVEKLPSKERADVCAQSLHPDERAELAAAQPADRQGRFGRLWTRKEAYLKGLGTGLSRSLAADYLGLRAERHPAGWTVLDLPCFPTHAAAAAVRRPAPAEARVRCVPERWLDASDAWLTEDAPEAVRVNLAAAVPATSAAVLPARLTNDGKDPIG from the coding sequence ATGACGGCGCCGGCCGCCCCACCGGCGCCGTACGGCACGGCACTGCCGTCGCCGGTGTTCACCGTCTCGTCCGACCGGCTCGACCTGTGGCTGATCCGCAGCCCCGCCGTCGGTGACGTGAGTGCCCTCGACCTGTCCGAACTCGACGACACGGAGCGGTCCAAGGCCGAGGCCTTCCTCCGCCCGGCCGACGGGCTGCTCTACGCGAGTGCCCACATCGGGCTGCGCCGTCTGCTGGGCCGCTACACCGGCCGGCGTCCCGAGGACGTGCGGTTCGGGTGCGAGCCGTGCCCCGGCTGCGGCGGACCGCACGGCCGCCCCGTCGTGGCGGACCACCCGCCGCCCCTGCACTTCTCGCTCTCCCACAGCTCCGGCGTAGCCCTGGTGGGCGTCGCCGCCGTACCCGTCGGCGTGGACGTGGAGAAGCTGCCGAGCAAGGAGCGGGCCGACGTCTGCGCGCAGTCGCTGCACCCGGACGAACGCGCCGAACTCGCCGCCGCACAACCGGCCGACCGCCAGGGCCGGTTCGGCCGGCTGTGGACCCGCAAGGAGGCCTACCTCAAGGGCCTGGGGACCGGTCTGAGCCGCAGTCTGGCCGCCGACTACCTGGGCCTGCGCGCCGAGAGGCACCCGGCCGGGTGGACGGTGCTCGACCTTCCCTGCTTCCCGACCCACGCGGCCGCGGCCGCCGTACGCCGTCCCGCGCCCGCCGAGGCCCGGGTGCGCTGTGTGCCGGAGCGCTGGCTGGACGCCTCCGACGCCTGGCTGACGGAGGACGCCCCGGAGGCGGTGCGGGTGAACCTCGCCGCGGCGGTTCCGGCTACTTCCGCGGCGGTCCTCCCGGCCCGCCTCACGAACGACGGAAAGGACCCGATCGGATGA
- a CDS encoding ACP S-malonyltransferase, translating into MTRTAFVFSGLGPYRVGMAESLLAHRPGLAATYFRAADDLLGIPLTRLCREGPAHHFADPAVAHPAAFVTGLAALEVLRAEGVRPDIVAGHGLGEYTALVAAGVLEWPDALVLVRLHAELVATAGDRVPGAMAAVEGLDAATVARLCAESTAAGRLVEIACENGPGHTVVSGKAAGVDRLARAAEAAGATRTARLPVGGPFHSGLLGTCVAEFTEALVETEFHDPKVPVVSSVTARPVTSAGRAVVALRDQLTAPVRWTDTVRRLMALGTRRFVEAGPGPVLDGSIRRLAPGADVQVTGTVPGLRLALEAAAPAAIPV; encoded by the coding sequence ATGACCCGTACCGCCTTCGTCTTCTCCGGCCTTGGCCCGTACCGCGTGGGCATGGCGGAGTCCCTGCTCGCGCACCGGCCCGGCCTCGCCGCGACGTACTTCCGCGCGGCCGACGACCTCCTCGGCATCCCGCTGACCCGGCTGTGCCGGGAGGGCCCGGCCCACCACTTCGCCGACCCGGCGGTCGCCCATCCGGCGGCCTTCGTGACCGGCCTCGCGGCCCTGGAGGTGCTGCGCGCCGAGGGCGTGCGGCCCGACATCGTCGCCGGGCACGGCCTGGGCGAGTACACCGCCCTGGTCGCCGCGGGCGTCCTGGAGTGGCCCGACGCGCTGGTGCTGGTGCGGCTGCACGCCGAACTCGTGGCCACGGCCGGCGACCGGGTGCCGGGCGCCATGGCCGCGGTCGAGGGCCTCGACGCGGCCACGGTGGCACGGCTGTGCGCCGAGTCCACGGCGGCCGGCCGGCTCGTGGAGATCGCCTGCGAGAACGGCCCCGGACACACCGTCGTGTCCGGCAAGGCGGCCGGCGTGGACCGGCTGGCGCGGGCCGCCGAGGCCGCCGGCGCCACCCGCACCGCCCGGCTGCCCGTCGGCGGGCCGTTCCACTCCGGCCTGCTCGGCACTTGCGTGGCGGAGTTCACCGAGGCGCTCGTGGAGACCGAGTTCCACGACCCGAAGGTGCCCGTCGTCTCCAGCGTCACCGCCCGGCCGGTGACCAGCGCGGGCCGGGCCGTCGTGGCCCTGCGCGACCAGCTCACCGCACCCGTGCGGTGGACGGACACCGTGCGGCGGCTCATGGCCCTGGGCACCAGGCGGTTCGTGGAAGCCGGCCCCGGACCCGTGCTGGACGGCTCGATCCGCCGTCTCGCCCCCGGCGCCGACGTCCAGGTGACCGGCACCGTCCCCGGGCTGCGCCTGGCCCTGGAGGCGGCGGCGCCCGCAGCCATCCCCGTCTGA